A region of the Carya illinoinensis cultivar Pawnee chromosome 16, C.illinoinensisPawnee_v1, whole genome shotgun sequence genome:
CAAATCTTAACATCCTTTTCCATTTTTGTTTATTAGAGAAGCCCTCAGTATTTATCCACACAGGGAGGTGATCTGAGTAAGATACATCCCCATGTAGAACTTTAGAATCAGGAAATAAATCCAATCAACTGGAATTTGCTACGGAACAGTCAATTATTTCACAAATATGTGCTCCTGCTTCTCTTCTATTGCACCATGTATAAGCAGGACCAGAGAAGCCCAAGTCCATCAATTGACAATCCGAGAGAACATCATGAAAAGCATCTAGCTGGCATTGTGGTCTCATTCTGTCGCCCCACTTGTCATTATGGTCTAACACTTCATTAAAGTCCCCATACACCAGCCAAGGTTTATCAATTGAGCTAGCAATGGTTCAGAGTAAATCCCAAGTTtggttttgtttagaagttttgGGATGGCTGTAGAAGCCCGTGAGAAATCATTCCCTAATACTCCCATCATTACTACTAATTCTAGCATGTATATGGTTAGCCGAGAAACTAAGAACTTGCAAATTAACATCTGCATTCCATAATAATACCGGCCCACCACTTCGGCCACAACAATCAACCGTAAGGCAGTTGAGAAAACCTAACCTGGCTCTGTAGTTGTCCATCACACGAGAGGTAATTTTTGTCTCTTGCAAAAAGACCACATCGGGAGCTTCCTTCCTGATTAAATCAAGAAGAGTTCTGAATCCTCATGGTTTCCCAAGCCCACTAGGATTCCAGCTTAGCAGCTTCATTGGACCCGACAAGGCTACCCTGCAGCTTCCACCGATCCGTTGTGTTCCTCAACCACCAGCAAACCCTCAGGTAAGCGTGTGGAGATCTTCTTTGCCATCCTCGCATCATCATGTTCGATAGTTGGAGCTGGCCGTTTTCGACCAGCCTTGGTAGTGGGTGGGTTGTTTGCTTCAGTCCCAGTGGTCACTACCCGCTTTCTGATTCTGGTTCTTTATTTGGGCCGAGAGAGCCCATCAGAAGTGGTCTCTGGTGGACCCAGCAAATGATCCTGTGAAGGCCCATGAGAAGGTGAACTCGAGACCCTGGCCCTTGAAGGGGTTTCCTGACGGTTGGATATGACCTCATCCGAGACTTTGGCAGCTCCTTCTTCCTCAGAGTGTACCTGTTTGCTCAGGTCATCTTCATTCAAAATCACCCCATCTATCCGTTTATCTCGAGGTTGTTGTTCAAAAATAGGAACATTGAAAAGCTATGCAGGCTCAACTGCCTCATCCTCCTTATCACGGATATTTGAATCTCCCGGTTGTTCATCCTACGAAATTTGAGTGTGTCCCTTGGAGAGAGCCGCAGGACTCGGGACGGGATGCTTTCTAGTGGTACTATCTTTCTGTCCGTGCTGCTGGTTGTTGGCTCCCCATCCGGTTGACGGTGCCGCCCTCAACCATTGTCCATAGGGAAGGCTCTCACCTTCAGAATCTGTGCTTCGAGATTTCCAAATGTCACACTCACGGTGGGAGTGCCCCAAACTTCCACACTGGTAGCAAAAATCCGGCAACCTCTCATAGGTGAACCGAACCCAGTAATCTCGATGGTCACCCAGGCTTATCTTCTTCCGCTGTAACAGGGGCTTTGTGATGTCCAGTGCTAGTCGGACTCTCATATACTCCCCCCAGGCTAGATCGTCATAGTCTAAATCCACCTCGATAACCTTACCCAACGTGTCCCCAATCAATTTTCCAACATATTCATTACATGCAATCATTGGTAAATCATGGATTCTTACCCAAAAGTCTGCTGTTGTCATAGAAACTTTATGTGCCTGTAAATGGCCCTCAAACACCTTGGTTAGCACCAGCTGTTTGTTGAAAGTCCATGGGCCATTGTGAAGAACTCGTATCTTGTCTCTAGGGTCATCAAATTCCACCAACATCAGACCCAAAGTTAGGTCACGGAACTTAATGCTAGGGGTGCTagacccccccccccaccccccgccctcgcatggggcggatggggaaaatctcccccgtcccccgccccagtgtgcgggggcggggtaccccgtcccgcatgacggggatgacggggtacggggtggggggtAATCCGTCcgccccccgcaccccccttctgTGCCTTGGGCCCAGAAGCATTTTCTGGGCTGAAAatggcccagaagcaatttctgggccattttgggcccagaaacctcagcaatgggccaaaatggcccacaagtatgtatttttggcccaaaaaaagcttgtaggccattttcatttttcagcccataaaattataagtaaaaaggaaaaaaaatttaaaaaccagaataaaaaaaaaaaaaaagtgttatgaatggtaattgattttatggctaataaaagttactagtctaagagtctaatatgtaataaactaataataataactaatctattacaaaattgaaaggctaaacaattacaaacataaaagtgtccaagggacattgtatcaacattacaaattattgaatacaaaatttgaacaaataattaaaaattgaatattctaaagaggcttgtcagctgtggcttgtctttgagtcaaggggtgtgacagttggggcggcccgggcttgcgcacatttttatgttgcagaggtgctagacgtttcatgtgttactacaaaaattaatattaaaattaataacaatgaaatggaaatgaatataaataaattaaaataataaaataaaaaacaattaccaggtggtccaaatccagactgatcaccaccctcatcggtctccttaaaatctaaaatatccggaacatgaatatcatttcctatcgtccaactctgtgtgcatatcaatgcctctacagttgtaggagacaatgaactacagaaaggatccaatatacgacctccggtactaaaggctgactctgaggcaacggtgctaatagggatggccaaaatacaacgggcaatctcagaaatgatgggatatttctttgaggcattcttccaccatcctaatatatcgaaatgatcatcatcatcttggaccatatccgctgacaaatagttgtctaactcaaaAACGACCtctgtagattgatggactagtgtgggattctgtgcgagggtcttagtccacggcattctgcgcttctttgtaggaggcccgatcacggtgtctgtagaaggtgttggggtcggtgtatgtgtcttcgatgtagtaccacccttaattgccataaactcgtcatacaattttttcagggtatctcgggccaattcaccaataatttcagtccatacctgatcgtgaacaagtcccaacccatataacaagcctgaaactttcagacggggatcaagaataacagccacatataagaaaatattcattctagtcaaatctccccaatacttgtcatattttagcatcatggtcactgccatccccctcatcctttcattggaacccctacgcatatcttctaattcttcttttaccctacatatttgttgacaaaacccatgggatgtagggtacaaagaaccagatatattcaatgtgacatcataaaataatccaagaaaatcaacgaaagtagaaactaccacccaatcatcatcattagacTTTCGTGATCCctcgtgctcatcaaagtatttgacatattggatgtcttcatcacccaataattgaaaggctgccctatattcttgggccgcctccaacatcaagaaggttgaattccatctggtaggaacatcagtacaaagacccttcttcgatgttatgcccgcagcctttgcagcaactttgaatttctccaatctagaaggagaagacctcacccatttcactgtcattctaactcgtgcaaccgagtcatcaacatctttcaacccctcagtcacaattaaattcaaaatatgtgcagcacatctaacatgcaagtattcaccacccaagaatgtcttctttgcatctttaagataattctttagatatcccaatgtgacatcattagacgacgcattatcaactgacacagacaaaaccttttccaacccccactcctttattgcggcctccaaggccttcccaatcgtctcacccttatgatcagttatttgacaaaatttaataatcttcttgtgcagaacccaatcagcatcaacaaaatgcacagtcaatgacatgtaattcatattttggattgaagtccaagtatcggtagtgaggcaaactaccaaacccgccaattggcccctcaaaacatctttatcacggaggtacatcttcttaatatcctttgccacagtgtgacaagaaggaagtacaaaactcggttccaactcttggacaaattcttggaaccctttaccctccacaaactgaaaaggcagctcttccatgacaatcatacgagctaacttccttctacactcatcggggttatacttcgtataccccttcaatgttggccccccggccccactactcctatccgtcattttaaaatctagcctagattgacccttctctactaaggattttaaaattggactcttcttgcattattcctctagatggaccttcagctgggatgtgccatgtttcctatagtgacatccatacattttcccacagtgattacatttagcttgtgggttgttggggtcaccaccctctagtttggtaaagtgttgccaaactatggatacaggtttcttgtcctgtgtgggcttcggagcagggcaaggtgtactcgttatacgggtaggagtagggttagtttctagggtaggggtgttggctggggaaggcgagctatcactgaaatccgaagacattcctgattctccaacaaaaaaaaataaaaataaaattcaaagtgcaatccaacacaatcagggCAAACTGCATACAAAAtcaaatacatcaaaaaaataattgggtttcggattggaaccccaaattggggttccaatccgaaacccgaCAATCAAATTAGGCCcctcattgattgaaacccctaatattatttttcatgattacACAAATAAATATTCACTCACTTACTTTATTATGATCTTGACAGACACCAAACGTCTCAATTCATgcatgtattatttttaatgaataacCTATACAAATTAGTGATTTTCTCTTGATTATGATCTTTAATTCTTACCACTCTTTTGTCATAAATAAATAACCCgtcaatttttgttattttattttaacgtAATGTCATGATTCAAACTCAAATACTTATTCTAATATTTTGTGAAATCAACATTTCCGACACtcacatacataaatataaaacGTTACTTTCATATTTGTCTATAATATATTACCAACTTTTTGAATTTgggatttaggggtttcaatcaatgaaaccccaaaaaaaaattagaatccgaaaccctaaatcaaattaggggttccattgattgaaacccctaattcAATAAATCTCGTGGTGCAAAAAGGGCATTTTAGTACTTAGTAGTACCTTTTAGATAGCAAGtagcattatttatttttaaattactagtgatgaaaactgaaatatgagattttagattaaaaaaacgtatatttttaattaataatattcgtgataatacaagttatatatatatatatacactatataaagTTCAAactaaactaaagtttataagattttgtgataaaattaatatttttataatttcttatttgATTGAGGATATGCcaatgattataaaaaaaatatatcacaaaaatcttataaacgtaagtaataaaaattgtataatCACCTATATTATTAAGATTTCCACCCcaaaattaatactttttttatagtTCTGACCCCAAGTTTTACAAACCAGCACACTTTATGACAAGTTATTATCATTTTTGAAAGAAGAAATTGGACTTCTTTTGGCCATTACatgtgataaataaataatgctaCAAATGAGTTTGGGTATAGCAATTAGACTATAGTACTCTTCTCTTTGGATAAATACCAAGTgttgataaaaatatgatagaaataaaatattaaaaaaataaattctaatgtcgtatagtattttattttattttattctgagttacttatgtattattttctattttattaatgaattttatttattgatttctttagacatatcatttccaaacgtaaatatttttttgattattggataaAGTTAAtagtttaataataaaattgatattaATAACAGTACTATTTCAGccaaatctactatttccaatgTAATATGGCTTGTTCCCCTAATTTCCTGCAGTATTTTATTTCCTACAAttttagattatataaatattgaatttaattgttacatttcttattattcttaattttttaatagtttacaAACTAGTTTCTAAACCCCATAAAAAAaatagggtttcggattggaaccccaaattggggttccaatcggaaaccctaaatcaaatttaggggtttcaatagttgaaacccctaaatcaaatgtAGGGGTTTCAAtagttgaaacccctaaatcaaattagggtttcggattggaactctaatttaatttagggtcccaatccgaaaccctaacccctaaattgatttaggggtttcaaatcatgaaacccctaaatcaatttaggggttagggtttcaatgaaatttacaaaaaaaaaaaaaacaatccaatgaatccaaaaaaataccaatccgaaacaatcacacaatcacacgaatccacagcacacaattcagAAATCCCATCCttcatctccgattcaaccccatcctacctccaatctctgatcaaaactcaaaaaaaaaataaataaataaaaaatcaacggagaaaatcaaaagaggaggagaaaattTACCGTGCGGCGTCGTGCGccgtgcgagagagagggaggatggAATACGTGCGGCGGACGGACTGGTtgcgagagggaggagggaacaccgaaCACGGGGGCGTTGCAAACGGGGAAGGCCGAAGGGGGACTCAggactcgggaggggaggggaatcaggggatcggggggggggggggggtatggGTTAGGGTTAACCCATTAAtcaaacggtgccgttttgtggtggacaaaacggtGTCGTTTCAGTTAGTGAGTTAATAATAAAACCCTTgaaatgaaacggcgccgttttgtccaccacaaaacggcgccgtttcatttaagtatccggttattatatatataatatataatatattatattatatatatatataaccggtgcggggcgggggaaaaacggaccgaGGGGAGTCCgtttccgtcccccgcctccgctgggggtGGCCATACAggccggggggccccgccccaGCCCTAACGGTGCGGGGCGCCCCAccccgccctatgcgggggcggggcaaACGGGGCGGGTCAGCGGGTTCCGGGGCCCCGCTGTCCACCCCTACTTAATGCTCTTCGTTGGTCTCCAAACTTGCCGCATTGTCTGTTTAAATGCCTCCCGAAAGAAATATCGCTCTGTGAGGAGCTTGACCATCAAGGATTTCTCACCATGAGCTCTAACATCCTCAAGCCGTCCTGTTTCAACCATTACCCCTGCCGATTCCTCTGCAGTAAGGGAAAGTTTCTCGTAAAGTACCCGTAGTTCTTCTTCCATGACTATTCCTGCCATAACCGTAACGGCCTCCGTACCCCTACCTGAAGGGAGAGAAAAGCGACCCTCAACCACCTACACAGGGTAGGAAAAGGCCTCTATGCTACTCTACAAAGAGAGCAGAGAGAGGATGACACCTTAGTGAGAAATTTTCCCAAATGACTAATATCTCAAATGACTAATAGCTTAGACAATCAATGCCCAGTTGCAATTGTTCCAGCATCAACATGATGAACCTGCATATAAAGTTGTGTGATATTGCAATTACATATAAACTTTTACATGATTGAAAACTTAACAACTATCCCAAAAACATTAGTAGATAGGAATGGTGGTTTTCATCATTTAGCTGATATCAATGCACATAATCTGCAACCCAAATTAAACTCAAGAAAAAATGCAAATTTTCGACCATCATAAAGGTAACAACAAATTAATGAGATTTTTTCTAAGGGAGCTAGTTAGAAGACAAGtgtgtaaaattatttaaattctacTTAATCACAGCTTAACAATTAGATTATCCAAACGTTTCTTATTATCCAACATACAGTGGAACTCACCATAGTAGAGTACTAGGGAAATTCTCAAAAAGATGCATAGTGCATTGACATAAAATGTAAGATTGATTGGAAACTTAGAGtatctcaaaatatttgtgaatagtagtaaaattgttttttgtgtatCGTCAAATTGAACAGATCATGGTGGGTATCTAATCCCATTTTCTTTTGATGATACAAATTATGTCACATAGCTTTTGTGTGGTATAAagtcttttaaataaaattattcttaaaaaataatttttttatgtgagatctaaatttattcaattttttcaaaagaagcaCACAAGACtcctaaaattgtaaatattatttttttctaaatatatatatatatctactattactcaattaaaaattatgatttatttttatgctgACTtgaaatcaatttatttttatttttatttttatttttatttttatttttatttttttgctttttcttttttgaagtaAACTTTCATTCCATATCAACGGGTACCTATACAACTCTTATCAAGAATCACTGTGCTTTACACTTCTCTTGGACAGTCTTCCATCCAAACTTTTTCAATCTCACTAGACAAGCCTAGCCTAGTTTTGACAAACAATGAGCTATGTTATTTCCCTTTTGATTAATGTTTTGAATCGAACACCTATGCCTACCAGACAAAACCTTCCTAACATCCTCAATTAATTGACCATACCAACTCCAACATTCCTCCTTGTTGTTTACAGCCCTTACCACTTCTAGCGCATCACCCTAAAAAACAACCTCTCCATATTCAACACGGCACAGACCTGCAATGCTCCCATAGAGCCAAAGTCTCTACAATCACAAGGTGAGCCACCCCTTCTCGGCTTGAACACAGAGTCAGTTGCACTTCCCCATTTGCATCCCTAATGATGATCCCAACCCCTATCCTTTTCAACTTTGAGTCATAAGCAGCATCTGAATTTATCTTAATTATATCACCCACTGGTGCCTGCCAACTTATAATCCTCTCTACTAATACACCAATACTTGTACTCCCCATTTGGCTATTTTGGGTTACCTGTAATTCCTCTATTTGGATGATTTTTGCTTTAATATCCACATCCGAATGAGTAAatgttttcttaaattttagctaaaaatcATAGttccttaaattttttttctaaattttaatcaTCTTTTCAAAACCTTCTACATATCACTCCCTATTTTctctttattctattaaaataatatttctctattatttgtttattattttttaacttatttctttttacattttcttaACTATTCAGTTATTTATCTTTCTCCTTGTATTTTGAACTATtaatttctaataattttaaaaataaataaattatttatctattgaagattgtaatattttcaaaatttttcgtttttaatgataatatttttttcaaaaaccatCTTTTTGGGAAATGACTATAATTTAGGCGATGGgggttttgaatctttgatcaGTCGGATGCCAATGCGGAGGGGAGTCTATATCATGTGCGGCGGCAAGGGTTAAGCGGTCTACGGCTTCAGTATGATTCAGGAAATGTCTTGAGGTAAGGGCATGAATGTAATTTTGTTATTTCAGTAAGGGTCTTTAAgtcattttgtttttgtgtaATGGTTGAGCCCGATAATGGGCTAGTTATTTTAGTGGGTCAAGTGTTTTGACTAAGTCCAGTTATTTTTCAAGTGGGTTGCAATGTGTTAGAACGTGGGTAGTTGCCTTTGGGCTGTGCCATCGTGCTAGTATTGGGTCATTCATGTAGTTGTTTTGATCACAAATCTGTACGATAAGTGGTTTAGAGTATACACCATCTATGATGTGGGGGAAAAAAGGAAATGCGAGTTTTTCTTAATGGTATCCAAAAGTAAGAGGGATTAGGGGTGTGCAACTGGATCCAAATCCGAATCCGGATATCTAGCAATAACCAGATCTAGATGCTAAAACTTGGGCGATTATCTGCCTAACCGTCCAGATTAATCTGGAAATAATTTTGGCGACTAATCGGATTCAATCCGGATATTTAGATTGTAATTGGATATCtaggtttttcaatttttttttactacaaACCTGGATATTCGAGTTATAACTGGATTTAATTATAACTTGAATATCCAGGTTTTTAGtacctttttctgttttttaaaaaaaaattatgatatcaTGCTTAAATTgcccagatttttttaaaaataatttaaacactttttaaaagatttttatgtaaaaaaaattaaagaacaaaataaataaaaatttaaaatagataatattgttGTCACATCACAacgcaaaatataaatttacaaagaacaaaataaataaaaatacaaaatagataatattgttgttacatcacaatacaaaacataaatttacaaagaacaaaataaataataatacattacaactaattaaactaatacaaaacaatgcaaaataaataacattgttgaatatttttttgtacaAGTACTGAtcaaacagcttgtattatcaaatttgcaacaaaaacaatattttttagagagagagagagagaggaaaaaaacccAGTTATGGAAAACCGAGTTAAAAACCAGATCCGTAACCAAATTTTCGGGTTTTGAATTGGACCAGAAAAAATCCGACCCAATTCTACACCCCTAATGAGTGGAATGATAGAGGGGAGCAGGCAACAAGTGTTTTAAATGTGGTGTTTATGATGTGCCAATTGATTCAAGTAACTACATGGAATAGAGTTGGAAATGAATCAAATTTTATAGCAGAATACATCACTAAAGCAAATACCATCAAGGAACTCCATAATTGTCCCGATATCGACCTCTACATATTATTATGCAaacctatttttttaaaatagttcaGCATTATCAACATATAATCTGGACTCGAATGCCCCATATCAATT
Encoded here:
- the LOC122298809 gene encoding uncharacterized protein At4g02000-like; this encodes MLVEFDDPRDKIRVLHNGPWTFNKQLVLTKVFEGHLQAHKVSMTTADFWVRIHDLPMIACNEYVGKLIGDTLGKVIEVDLDYDDLAWGEYMRVRLALDITKPLLQRKKISLGDHRDYWVRFTYERLPDFCYQCGSLGHSHRECDIWKSRSTDSEDGVILNEDDLSKQVHSEEEGAAKVSDEVISNRQETPSRARVSSSPSHGPSQDHLLGPPETTSDGLSRPK